The Ascaphus truei isolate aAscTru1 chromosome 3, aAscTru1.hap1, whole genome shotgun sequence genome includes a region encoding these proteins:
- the LOC142490155 gene encoding uncharacterized protein LOC142490155, with amino-acid sequence MASCSSLDNNQEGIDKVEFLTEAYGVAEDDRALWAKYYAITQKDGEDLSAFIHRLQIALGPLLHRKFVLASQMDEYLHKQYLRGSSPNHPIANMIRENLTRGSPPNFTGLLQQVKEHKAHLLLHSPQKSKASSNPKSKGSSEKKEETPIKTVSDRPKYPGRASPPYNHRTPSRDLACYKCGRKGHLSYDSHMGERRDRSPSPKKFPPSSMVCGVYTADGSVSESPEQQELLSTIDPAKSTAGDDNPTPDRNT; translated from the coding sequence ATGGCGTCCTGCAGCAGCCTTGATAATAATCAGGAAGGTATAGACAAAGTGGAGTTTCTGACGGAGGCCTATGGAGTGGCGGAAGACGACAGAGCCCTGTGGGCTAAGTACTATGCTATCACCCAAAAGGACGGGGAAGATTTGTCGGCTTTTATCCATCGTTTGCAGATAGCGTTGGGACCCTTGCTTCACCGTAAGTTCGTCTTAGCCTCCCAAATGGATGAATACCTTCATAAGCAATATCTGCGGGGTTCCAGTCCAAATCACCCCATTGCTAACATGATTCGCGAAAACCTCACCCGAGGGAGCCCGCCTAACTTCACTGGATTACTGCAACAGGTTAAGGAACACAAGGCTCATCTATTGCTCCATTCTCCCCAGAAATCTAAAGCGTCTTCTAACCCTAAGAGCAAAGGATCTAGCGAAAAGAAGGAGGAAACTCCGATCAAAACAGTGTCAGACCGGCCGAAGTACCCTGGGAGGGCTTCCCCACCATACAACCATCGTACGCCGTCACGTGACCTGGCGTGTTATAAGTGTGGGAGGAAAGGGCACCTGTCCTACGACAGCCATATGGGAGAACGCCGTGACCGGAGCCCGTCTCCCAAGAAGTTCCCTCCTAGCTCTATGGTTTGTGGGGTATACACAGCCGATGGAAGTGTCTCAGAGTCCCCTGAGCAACAAGAGCTCCTCTCGACCATTGATCCAGCTAAATCCACTGCCGGTGATGACAACCCCACCCCTGATAGGAATACTTGA